In the Jatrophihabitans endophyticus genome, one interval contains:
- a CDS encoding glycosyltransferase family 4 protein produces the protein MADPLLVLVDDGLVDGGGQLGLGRYLRQPSGRRRQLLLLAPNRVADAAADGDVPAVVLQPGRTRRHLPLAWLGLVRRHLRRADDVVVANSLLAAIVLAATPKRGRRFVYYMREDFADGWITGVRHWIVRRLTFPRFDGYLANSAWTGSTLPPGRRGRRHVEVAHPLCGIDAAEPPSRVEPADGSAAAPAGELRVLSLSRIARWKGIDLVVDAAVEVATRGTAVRLTVAGSVAAGDDDYAADLRRHANPPGLRVDFVGHVADVDALLAEHDVLVVASRHPEPFGQVVIQALAAGLAVVASDQGGPVDVLAGEPLGRLVTPDDAHAIADALDRLAAEPPTPDVRQETALRTRRDHRDSVLARRFEQAVTASLRPGT, from the coding sequence GTGGCTGACCCCCTCCTCGTACTGGTCGACGACGGGTTGGTCGACGGCGGCGGCCAGCTCGGCCTCGGCCGCTACCTGCGGCAGCCGAGCGGTCGACGCCGGCAGCTGCTCCTGCTCGCCCCCAACCGCGTCGCCGACGCCGCGGCCGACGGCGACGTGCCGGCCGTCGTCCTGCAACCCGGCCGCACCCGCCGTCACCTGCCGCTCGCGTGGCTCGGTCTGGTCCGGCGCCACCTGCGCCGCGCCGACGACGTGGTCGTCGCCAACAGCCTGCTGGCCGCGATTGTGCTCGCCGCGACGCCCAAGCGGGGCCGGCGCTTCGTCTACTACATGCGCGAGGACTTCGCCGACGGGTGGATCACCGGGGTGCGGCACTGGATCGTCCGCCGGCTCACCTTCCCGCGCTTCGACGGCTATCTCGCCAACAGCGCGTGGACGGGTTCGACGCTGCCGCCGGGCCGCCGCGGCCGGCGGCACGTCGAGGTCGCCCACCCGCTGTGCGGCATCGACGCCGCGGAGCCGCCGTCGCGTGTCGAACCCGCCGACGGGTCCGCTGCCGCGCCCGCGGGCGAACTGCGGGTGCTCTCGCTCAGCCGCATCGCGCGGTGGAAGGGCATCGACCTCGTCGTCGACGCGGCCGTGGAGGTGGCGACGCGGGGCACGGCTGTCCGCCTCACCGTCGCCGGGTCGGTCGCGGCGGGCGACGACGACTACGCGGCCGACCTCCGGCGCCACGCGAACCCGCCCGGGCTGCGCGTCGACTTCGTCGGTCACGTCGCCGACGTCGACGCGCTGCTCGCCGAGCACGACGTGCTGGTCGTCGCGTCGCGTCATCCCGAGCCGTTCGGTCAGGTCGTCATCCAGGCGCTCGCGGCCGGTCTCGCCGTCGTCGCCAGCGACCAGGGCGGTCCCGTGGACGTACTCGCCGGCGAACCGCTCGGTCGGCTGGTGACCCCCGACGACGCGCACGCGATCGCCGACGCGCTCGACCGGCTCGCGGCCGAACCCCCCACCCCGGACGTCCGGCAGGAGACGGCGCTGCGCACCAGGCGCGACCACCGCGACAGCGTGCTCGCCCGGCGTTTCGAGCAGGCTGTCACCGCGAGCCTGCGCCCCGGTACGTGA
- a CDS encoding glycosyltransferase family 4 protein: MVRIGVDGRVLVDRYHGIGRVTFELLSILVDDPQLEFVIFVDPGEPAHRFDVSSLRRPNVRFVDFPVPLPSPVQFARWPLVLRREPVDLMLFPYQLGACPVGGPRQLTIVHDCLFEQNQTYAPTHRVAALHRRLTGLLLRRAAVVVPSRATAADVERFYGVRVPADHVVEWGVSPRFAAAPTDPTARPPVTGPYLLHVGARRPHKRVPFLVRVLARLDPSMQLALVGSADDRWPDHTMKVAAELGVADRVHDLSEVTDTELLTLYRHAHAFAYPSVTEGFGLPLLEAMAAGAPVVASDVPVFREIGADAAEFAPLRDAGRWAAAIERVGDPAHRARLVERGAALAREATWTRAAGQLGALLRGVPAGGDT, from the coding sequence ATGGTGCGTATCGGCGTCGACGGCCGGGTCCTGGTCGACCGCTACCACGGCATCGGACGGGTGACCTTCGAGCTGTTGTCGATCCTCGTCGACGACCCGCAGCTCGAGTTCGTGATCTTCGTGGACCCCGGTGAGCCCGCACACCGCTTCGACGTCTCGTCGCTGCGCCGGCCGAACGTGCGCTTCGTTGACTTCCCGGTGCCGCTGCCCTCACCGGTGCAGTTCGCGCGCTGGCCGCTCGTGCTGCGTCGTGAGCCGGTCGACCTCATGCTCTTCCCGTACCAGCTGGGTGCATGTCCGGTCGGCGGCCCGCGGCAGCTGACGATCGTGCACGACTGCCTGTTCGAGCAGAACCAGACGTACGCGCCGACCCACCGGGTGGCCGCACTGCACCGCCGGCTCACCGGCCTGCTGCTGCGCCGTGCCGCGGTGGTCGTGCCCAGCCGAGCGACCGCTGCGGACGTCGAGCGCTTCTACGGCGTGCGGGTCCCGGCGGACCACGTCGTGGAGTGGGGCGTGTCGCCCCGGTTCGCGGCCGCGCCCACCGACCCGACGGCCCGGCCGCCGGTGACGGGGCCCTACCTGCTGCACGTCGGCGCCCGTCGGCCGCACAAGCGGGTGCCCTTCCTCGTCCGCGTGCTCGCCCGCCTCGACCCGTCGATGCAGCTCGCGCTCGTCGGCAGCGCGGACGACCGCTGGCCGGACCACACCATGAAGGTGGCGGCCGAGCTCGGGGTGGCGGACCGCGTGCACGACCTGTCCGAGGTCACCGACACCGAGCTGCTGACGCTCTACCGGCACGCGCACGCCTTCGCCTACCCGTCGGTCACCGAGGGCTTCGGGCTGCCGCTGCTCGAGGCGATGGCTGCCGGCGCGCCGGTCGTCGCGAGCGACGTCCCGGTGTTCCGCGAGATCGGTGCCGACGCCGCGGAGTTCGCGCCCCTGCGCGACGCGGGCAGGTGGGCGGCGGCGATCGAGCGCGTCGGCGACCCGGCCCACCGGGCCCGTCTCGTCGAGCGCGGCGCGGCGCTGGCCCGGGAGGCGACGTGGACGCGGGCCGCCGGACAGCTCGGGGCGTTGCTGCGCGGTGTCCCGGCCGGCGGCGACACGTGA
- a CDS encoding ribonuclease J, translating into MSKGGTSGLGDPPALPAGGLRLVALGGIKEIGRNMTVFEFDGRLLVVDCGMLLGKTNSPGVDITLPDWSHFADRLDDIDAVVLTHGHEDHIGALPYLLRDRPDIPVVGSRLTLALVSAKLEQRQLKVERQLVAEGDSLQVGPWGLRFFAVNHSIPDALAVAIRAGGQTVLHTGDFKMDQTPLDNRLTDLPGFSRLGDEGVDLLLSDSTNAEVPGFIPSEREVGKVVTDVIHKAQGRIIVACFASHVHRVQQVLDAAHASDRQVAFVGRSMVRNMGIARDLGLLRIPDGLVVDLKLAEELPSRRILLISTGSQGEPLSALSRMANRDHQTVTISSDDTILLASSLIPGNETSVGQVINGLSRLGATVVHKSTALVHVSGHAPAGELRYLIAAVRPTNLMPVHGEWRHLRAHAAIGRSMGLPDERIMLAEDGTVVDLVDGRASITGKIPVGYVYVDGLEVGDIGDSTLKDRRILGEDGFLSILVAVDLDAGKVVFGPEITARGFSDDPAALDPITAELVEVVEKALADGTRDADALQHLIRRTVGRWVDRQYRRRPMLMPQVVEV; encoded by the coding sequence ATGAGCAAGGGCGGCACCTCGGGCCTCGGCGATCCCCCGGCGCTTCCGGCGGGCGGGCTGCGGCTCGTCGCGCTCGGCGGCATCAAGGAGATCGGCCGCAACATGACCGTCTTCGAATTCGACGGCCGACTGCTGGTCGTCGACTGCGGGATGCTGCTCGGCAAGACCAACTCGCCCGGTGTGGACATCACGCTGCCGGACTGGTCCCACTTCGCCGATCGGCTCGACGACATCGACGCCGTGGTGCTCACCCACGGGCACGAGGACCACATCGGCGCGCTGCCCTACCTGCTGCGCGACCGGCCCGACATCCCGGTCGTCGGCTCCCGCCTCACGCTCGCGCTGGTCTCGGCGAAGCTCGAACAGCGGCAGCTGAAGGTGGAGCGGCAGCTCGTCGCCGAGGGGGATTCGCTGCAGGTCGGGCCGTGGGGGCTGCGCTTCTTCGCCGTGAACCACTCCATCCCCGACGCGCTCGCCGTCGCGATCCGGGCGGGTGGGCAGACGGTGTTGCACACCGGCGACTTCAAGATGGACCAGACGCCGTTGGACAACCGGCTCACCGACCTGCCCGGCTTCTCGCGTCTCGGCGACGAGGGCGTCGACCTGCTGCTGTCGGACTCCACGAACGCCGAGGTGCCGGGGTTCATCCCCTCCGAGCGCGAGGTCGGCAAGGTCGTCACCGACGTCATCCACAAGGCGCAGGGCCGGATCATCGTCGCCTGTTTCGCCTCGCACGTGCACCGCGTCCAGCAGGTGCTCGACGCCGCCCACGCGAGCGATCGCCAGGTCGCCTTCGTCGGACGCTCGATGGTGCGCAACATGGGGATCGCCCGCGACCTGGGCCTGCTGCGCATCCCCGACGGCCTGGTCGTCGACCTCAAGCTGGCCGAGGAGCTGCCGTCGCGGCGCATCCTGCTCATCTCGACCGGTTCGCAGGGCGAGCCGCTGTCGGCGCTGTCGCGGATGGCCAACCGCGACCACCAGACGGTCACGATCTCGAGCGACGACACGATCCTGCTCGCCTCGTCGCTCATCCCGGGCAACGAGACGTCGGTCGGGCAGGTCATCAACGGCCTGTCCCGGCTCGGCGCGACCGTCGTCCACAAGTCGACGGCGCTCGTCCACGTGTCCGGTCACGCGCCGGCGGGCGAGCTGCGCTACCTCATCGCGGCGGTCCGGCCGACGAACCTCATGCCGGTGCACGGCGAGTGGCGCCACCTGCGCGCCCACGCCGCGATCGGCCGGTCCATGGGGCTGCCCGACGAGCGGATCATGCTCGCCGAGGACGGCACCGTGGTCGATCTCGTCGACGGCCGCGCGAGCATCACCGGCAAGATCCCGGTCGGCTACGTGTACGTCGACGGCCTCGAGGTGGGCGACATCGGCGACTCGACGCTCAAGGACCGTCGGATCCTCGGCGAGGACGGCTTCCTGTCGATCCTCGTCGCCGTCGACCTCGACGCCGGCAAGGTGGTGTTCGGCCCGGAGATCACCGCGCGCGGGTTCAGCGACGACCCCGCCGCCCTCGACCCCATCACCGCCGAGCTCGTCGAGGTCGTCGAGAAGGCCCTCGCCGACGGCACCCGCGACGCCGACGCGTTGCAGCACCTGATCCGGCGGACGGTCGGCCGGTGGGTCGATCGGCAGTACCGGCGGCGGCCGATGCTGATGCCGCAGGTCGTCGAGGTGTGA
- a CDS encoding polysaccharide pyruvyl transferase family protein, producing MPGVTVVHWNPRRIARLGLLGELLPVGPRVGNFGDLLGPIVVAGLLRQRGIDPRTAPAQRRLLSVGSILHKAREGDTVWGSGVNLKVRPREYRFRQLDVRAVRGPRTAAWLRERGIAVPDVYGDPGLLAPVVLPELRDYAADKRHAVTIVPNLHDAAATDTTDDRVLDPRTPVHECLERIARSELVVGSSLHGAVVAESLGIPARLVRAGAEPPLKYVDYYAGTGRSDVEFATSAEEAIEQGGVRPPQWDPQPLLDAFPEDLWR from the coding sequence ATGCCGGGCGTGACCGTCGTGCACTGGAACCCGAGACGTATCGCACGTCTCGGGCTGCTGGGCGAGCTGCTGCCGGTCGGGCCGCGGGTCGGCAACTTCGGCGACCTGCTCGGCCCCATCGTGGTGGCCGGCCTGCTGCGGCAGCGTGGCATCGACCCACGCACCGCGCCCGCGCAGCGACGGCTGCTCAGCGTCGGGTCGATCCTGCACAAGGCGCGCGAGGGCGACACGGTGTGGGGCAGCGGCGTGAACCTCAAGGTGCGTCCGCGGGAGTACCGCTTCCGGCAGCTCGACGTCCGTGCCGTCCGCGGCCCCCGCACCGCGGCCTGGCTGCGCGAGCGCGGCATCGCCGTGCCGGACGTCTACGGCGATCCCGGGCTGCTCGCCCCGGTCGTGCTCCCGGAGCTGCGCGACTACGCGGCCGACAAGCGCCACGCGGTGACGATCGTGCCGAACCTGCACGACGCCGCCGCGACCGACACCACCGACGACCGCGTGCTCGACCCGCGCACGCCGGTGCACGAGTGCCTCGAACGCATCGCCCGCAGCGAGCTGGTGGTCGGTTCCTCGCTGCACGGGGCGGTCGTCGCCGAGTCGCTGGGCATTCCCGCCCGGCTCGTCCGTGCCGGTGCCGAGCCGCCGTTGAAGTACGTCGACTACTACGCCGGGACGGGCCGCTCGGACGTCGAGTTCGCCACGTCGGCGGAGGAGGCGATCGAGCAGGGCGGCGTCCGACCGCCGCAGTGGGATCCGCAGCCGCTGCTCGACGCGTTCCCCGAGGACCTCTGGCGCTGA
- the map gene encoding type I methionyl aminopeptidase, with protein sequence MTVSTPLEQGTVSPRREVPGSIVRPHYVGTWPKTRADFDDPMVKDADTIARMRVAGRIAADALVEVGRHVAPGVTTDELDRIGHEYLIAHGAYPSTLGYKDYPKSLCTSVNEVICHGIPDDRPLGDGDVVKVDITAYIDGVHGDNCATFYAGDVSDEVRDLGERTREAMLRGIRAVRPGRPISVIGRVIESYAKRFGYGVVRDYTGHGVGPSFHTRPTILHYDEPRSDTVLETGMTFTVEPMLTLGGYAWYMWDDDWTVLTEDGSWAAQWEHTVVVTDDGVEILTSPSD encoded by the coding sequence ATGACCGTCAGCACCCCGCTCGAGCAGGGCACCGTGTCGCCGCGGCGCGAGGTGCCGGGTTCCATCGTCCGACCGCACTACGTCGGGACGTGGCCGAAGACCCGTGCCGACTTCGACGACCCGATGGTCAAGGACGCCGACACCATCGCGCGGATGCGTGTCGCGGGCCGCATCGCGGCGGACGCGCTGGTCGAGGTCGGCCGGCACGTGGCCCCGGGCGTCACCACTGACGAGCTCGACCGCATCGGGCACGAGTACCTGATCGCGCACGGCGCCTACCCCTCGACGCTGGGTTACAAGGACTATCCGAAGTCGCTGTGCACCAGCGTCAACGAGGTCATCTGCCACGGCATCCCCGACGACCGGCCGCTCGGCGACGGCGACGTCGTGAAGGTCGACATCACCGCCTACATCGACGGCGTCCACGGCGACAACTGCGCCACCTTCTACGCCGGCGACGTCAGCGACGAGGTCCGTGACCTCGGCGAACGCACCCGCGAGGCCATGCTGCGCGGCATCAGGGCGGTGCGGCCCGGCCGTCCGATCAGCGTCATCGGCCGCGTCATCGAGTCCTACGCGAAGCGGTTCGGCTACGGCGTCGTGCGCGACTACACCGGGCACGGCGTCGGCCCCAGCTTCCACACTCGGCCGACGATCCTGCACTACGACGAGCCCCGCTCGGACACCGTGCTGGAGACGGGCATGACCTTCACCGTCGAGCCCATGCTCACCCTGGGCGGCTACGCCTGGTACATGTGGGACGACGACTGGACCGTGCTCACCGAGGACGGCTCCTGGGCCGCGCAGTGGGAGCACACCGTGGTCGTGACCGACGACGGGGTCGAGATCCTCACCAGCCCGTCCGACTGA
- a CDS encoding DedA family protein, translating into MLLANPISPDNLLSGSAALLILAIVLFAECGLLVGFFLPGDTLLFAAGIYLSVGDIDTPLAAFLVIAPIAAFLGNIVGYWIGYRAGPVVFDRPNSRLFRPEYVTRAHDFFERFGSWTIVVGRFVPVVRTVATVMAGVGRMRFALYALYSAVGGLLWTDGILLLGHALGKIDFVRRNKGYIDYVVLAVVVIGLLPVLVHLWQGRRRRT; encoded by the coding sequence GTGCTGCTGGCGAACCCGATCAGTCCTGACAACCTGCTCTCGGGCAGCGCCGCCCTGCTGATCCTCGCCATCGTGCTGTTCGCCGAGTGCGGCCTGCTCGTCGGCTTCTTCCTCCCGGGCGACACCCTGCTCTTCGCCGCCGGGATCTACCTGTCCGTCGGCGACATCGACACCCCGCTGGCCGCGTTCCTCGTCATCGCGCCGATCGCGGCCTTCCTGGGCAACATCGTCGGCTACTGGATCGGCTACCGCGCCGGGCCGGTGGTCTTCGACCGACCGAACTCACGGCTGTTCCGGCCCGAGTACGTCACGCGCGCGCACGACTTCTTCGAGCGGTTCGGGTCGTGGACGATCGTGGTGGGCCGCTTCGTGCCCGTCGTGCGGACGGTCGCGACGGTGATGGCGGGCGTCGGCCGCATGCGCTTCGCCCTGTACGCGCTGTACTCGGCGGTGGGCGGCCTGCTCTGGACCGACGGCATCCTGCTGCTCGGCCACGCGCTCGGCAAGATCGACTTCGTCCGCCGGAACAAGGGCTACATCGACTACGTCGTCCTCGCGGTGGTGGTCATCGGGCTGCTGCCGGTGCTCGTCCACCTGTGGCAGGGGCGCCGCCGCCGAACCTGA
- a CDS encoding beta-galactosidase, with translation MARRARSRVLLGLLAAVAVAVALVVVLVTRDGGSDACADLPAGQGISRVGTPSAAPFVGTLGTHPETADDESRAGIKVAMVELAWRDFEPAKGRFDAAYADRVCARIRTYEQAGMQVTLGLGLHYAPAWLLAIPGSRFVDQDGHRSDEPDLVFNRDLRRLADRYLAKIDELIGLQHFWAVRVTAGGNAELLYPRGNRYWAFSDGAQGGPQRPASMAPNPLPGWRPGTGDTSPALAQREAWARWYVAGLTDVANWQLGELRRLGFTGYLQLLTPGQGIRPAQVAPRVAAGLPNGLFGRGAVWSWVYAGLTVRDGVTAYVSSVADGSGDDDACGPDDEAVRLESRTVLDWSAARWISRLARHNGFSVAGEVPSLRDSAKRRAYYRDPSDDGLAARAYAQAKGCGFLGLYWAHDDQVRDGTVSVDVLGRLAGPDALPPAPAGG, from the coding sequence GTGGCCCGGCGTGCCCGGTCCCGCGTGCTGCTCGGCCTGCTCGCAGCCGTGGCGGTGGCGGTCGCGCTCGTGGTGGTGCTGGTGACGCGCGACGGTGGCTCCGACGCCTGTGCCGACCTGCCGGCCGGGCAGGGAATCTCCCGCGTCGGCACCCCCTCGGCGGCACCGTTCGTCGGCACGTTGGGCACCCACCCCGAGACGGCGGATGACGAGTCGCGTGCCGGCATCAAGGTGGCCATGGTCGAGCTCGCGTGGCGCGACTTCGAGCCGGCCAAGGGTCGGTTCGACGCGGCCTACGCCGACCGTGTCTGCGCACGGATCCGCACCTACGAGCAGGCCGGTATGCAGGTCACCCTGGGGCTGGGGCTGCACTACGCGCCGGCGTGGCTGCTCGCCATCCCGGGCAGCCGCTTCGTCGACCAGGACGGCCATCGCTCCGACGAGCCGGATCTCGTCTTCAACCGTGACCTGCGGCGGCTGGCCGACCGCTACCTCGCGAAGATCGACGAGCTGATCGGCCTCCAGCACTTCTGGGCCGTCCGCGTCACGGCCGGCGGCAATGCCGAGCTGCTCTACCCGCGGGGCAACCGGTACTGGGCGTTCAGCGACGGCGCGCAGGGCGGTCCGCAGCGTCCGGCCTCCATGGCCCCCAACCCGCTGCCCGGGTGGCGCCCCGGAACCGGCGACACCTCGCCCGCCCTGGCGCAGCGCGAGGCGTGGGCCAGGTGGTACGTCGCAGGCCTGACCGACGTCGCGAACTGGCAGCTGGGCGAGCTGCGCCGACTCGGCTTCACCGGCTACCTGCAGCTGCTCACGCCCGGCCAGGGCATCCGTCCCGCACAGGTCGCCCCGCGGGTCGCAGCGGGCCTGCCGAACGGGTTGTTCGGCCGCGGTGCCGTGTGGTCGTGGGTCTACGCCGGGCTGACCGTGCGCGACGGCGTCACCGCCTACGTGTCGTCGGTGGCCGACGGCTCGGGCGACGACGACGCGTGCGGCCCCGACGACGAGGCGGTGCGGCTCGAGTCCCGCACGGTGCTGGACTGGTCCGCGGCGCGCTGGATCAGCCGGCTGGCCCGCCACAACGGCTTCAGCGTGGCGGGCGAGGTCCCCAGCCTGCGTGACTCGGCGAAGCGCCGCGCCTACTACCGCGACCCGTCCGACGACGGTCTGGCGGCGCGCGCCTACGCGCAGGCGAAGGGCTGCGGCTTCCTCGGGCTGTACTGGGCCCACGACGACCAGGTGCGCGACGGCACCGTGAGCGTCGACGTCCTCGGCCGGCTCGCCGGGCCCGACGCGCTACCCCCGGCGCCGGCCGGGGGCTGA
- a CDS encoding glycosyltransferase, whose product MSAPPLRVLQSFTPDRGDVSVNPYTSLLERSLRPRCEVHRFTWPRALAGRYDVLHCHWPEHLIGNRQWLRRTVAQVLFALLLVVVRVRRIAVVQTIHNVEPHAVPSRISAALLRRLDTIVGDRIYLHDTRDTDPRSRAHVFPHGDYDDWYAERPRVPAQPGRLVHFGRVHRYKNVDGLLRAVAESPDAALRLVVAGSVVDGELERELRALAAADPRVDLRLEPVPDDELSRIVTSAEAVVLPYEYLYNSGSLLLALTLGRPVVVPRSELGDGLADEVGHDWVATYDPPLDGQTLRAALNNLRAAAQKRGDRPDFVDRDWDAQAERLVSVYRDAVAARRG is encoded by the coding sequence GTGAGCGCCCCACCGCTGCGGGTGCTGCAGTCGTTCACCCCCGACCGGGGCGACGTCAGCGTCAACCCGTACACCAGCCTGCTCGAACGCTCGTTACGTCCGCGCTGCGAGGTGCACCGCTTCACCTGGCCGCGGGCGCTGGCCGGCCGTTACGACGTCCTGCACTGCCACTGGCCCGAGCACCTCATCGGCAACCGGCAGTGGCTGCGCCGCACCGTCGCGCAGGTGCTGTTCGCGCTGCTGCTGGTCGTCGTCCGCGTGCGACGGATCGCCGTCGTGCAGACGATCCACAACGTCGAACCGCACGCGGTGCCGAGCCGGATCAGCGCCGCGCTCCTGCGTCGCCTCGACACGATCGTGGGGGATCGCATCTATCTGCACGACACCCGCGACACCGACCCGCGCTCGCGCGCTCACGTCTTCCCGCACGGCGACTACGACGACTGGTACGCCGAGCGCCCCCGGGTACCGGCGCAACCCGGCCGGCTCGTCCACTTCGGCCGCGTGCACCGGTACAAGAACGTCGACGGCCTGCTCCGCGCGGTCGCGGAGTCACCCGACGCGGCGCTGCGGCTCGTGGTCGCCGGCAGCGTCGTGGACGGCGAGCTCGAACGCGAGCTCCGCGCCCTCGCCGCCGCGGACCCCCGCGTCGACCTGCGGCTCGAGCCGGTGCCCGACGACGAGCTGAGCCGCATCGTCACCTCGGCGGAGGCGGTCGTGCTGCCGTACGAGTACCTGTACAACTCCGGCTCGCTGCTGCTCGCGCTCACCTTGGGGCGCCCGGTGGTCGTGCCGCGCTCCGAGCTCGGCGACGGCCTGGCCGACGAGGTCGGGCACGACTGGGTCGCGACCTACGATCCGCCGCTCGACGGGCAAACGCTGCGCGCGGCACTGAACAACTTGCGCGCAGCGGCGCAAAAGCGTGGGGACCGGCCCGATTTCGTCGACCGGGACTGGGACGCCCAGGCCGAGCGGTTGGTCTCGGTGTACCGCGATGCCGTGGCGGCGCGTCGTGGCTGA
- a CDS encoding lipopolysaccharide biosynthesis protein, with protein sequence MSASPIRSRPSPVPAPRRPSPVPTAAPSPAPSPAAQPGAPISPPPDPHGDLRGTAIRSALWVALGKWGNQLATLVVFTLLGRLLAPSELGLAALATVFVTLFQVLSDQGFSTALIQKKHVDDADRNTAFWISVGSALVLMALVAALAPLASSAFDQPQLGAVLVGMSPMVLFTALAGTPQALLERDFQFRSLTMRTLYGSVIGGVAGVVVAFLGGGVWSIVVQSVVTSFVAVVFLWTVTKWRPGLRVSRRSARELRDTGVSVLGIQLIGLANAQGDKLIVGAALGPVPLGYYFVGTRIVTMLTDVQTSVIDAVSLTTLSKLQSTRERLRDAFYGLTSMGAATAIATFAIIAATADVSLPFVFGPQWEPAAPVMQILCLMGCLNAVIVFDRNALIAVGAARAALVITIVQCVIGLGAVAAAVPFGVIVVSFAVVLRQYAAWPLRLRTLRRHVGISIRTYLGHWSGPMLAGVVTFGVCWGVGRSWDPGRSVAAVVLFLAVEAVLGLGVYVASLRVTGPPAYRELRGLYRALRSRVAPRRHTYNAYVSRHAHSGADQPPAAAPMVEPDGVTPIR encoded by the coding sequence ATGTCCGCGTCCCCCATCCGGAGCCGGCCCTCCCCGGTTCCCGCACCGCGACGTCCGTCGCCGGTCCCCACCGCCGCCCCGTCACCCGCCCCGTCACCCGCTGCGCAGCCCGGTGCGCCGATCTCTCCGCCGCCCGATCCGCACGGTGATCTGCGTGGCACCGCGATCCGCTCCGCGCTGTGGGTGGCCCTGGGCAAGTGGGGCAACCAGCTCGCGACGCTCGTCGTCTTCACCCTGCTCGGCCGGCTGCTCGCGCCGTCCGAGCTCGGCCTGGCCGCGCTGGCGACCGTCTTCGTCACGCTGTTCCAGGTGCTCTCGGACCAGGGGTTCTCGACCGCGCTGATCCAGAAGAAGCACGTCGACGACGCCGACCGGAACACCGCATTCTGGATCTCGGTCGGCTCGGCGCTGGTCCTGATGGCGCTGGTCGCCGCGCTCGCGCCCCTCGCCTCCTCGGCCTTCGACCAACCGCAGCTCGGCGCCGTGCTCGTCGGGATGTCGCCGATGGTGCTGTTCACCGCGCTGGCCGGGACGCCGCAGGCCCTGCTGGAGCGGGACTTCCAGTTCCGCTCGCTGACGATGCGCACGCTCTACGGCTCGGTGATCGGCGGCGTCGCGGGCGTCGTGGTCGCCTTCCTCGGCGGCGGCGTGTGGAGCATCGTGGTGCAGTCGGTGGTGACGTCGTTCGTCGCCGTCGTGTTCCTGTGGACCGTCACCAAGTGGCGTCCCGGCCTGCGGGTGAGTCGGCGCTCGGCGCGCGAGCTGCGCGACACGGGGGTGAGCGTCCTCGGCATCCAGCTGATCGGCCTCGCCAACGCGCAGGGCGACAAGCTGATCGTCGGCGCCGCGCTGGGGCCGGTCCCGCTCGGCTACTACTTCGTCGGCACGCGCATCGTGACGATGCTGACCGACGTCCAGACGTCGGTGATCGACGCGGTGTCACTGACCACGCTGTCCAAGCTGCAGTCGACGCGGGAGCGGCTGCGCGACGCCTTCTACGGCCTCACCAGCATGGGCGCCGCCACCGCGATCGCGACGTTCGCAATCATCGCCGCGACCGCCGACGTCTCGCTGCCGTTCGTGTTCGGACCGCAGTGGGAACCCGCGGCGCCGGTCATGCAGATCCTGTGCCTGATGGGGTGCCTGAACGCGGTCATCGTCTTCGACCGGAACGCGCTCATCGCGGTCGGTGCCGCCCGGGCCGCGCTGGTCATCACGATCGTCCAGTGCGTCATCGGGCTCGGCGCCGTCGCCGCCGCCGTCCCGTTCGGCGTCATCGTGGTGTCGTTCGCGGTGGTGCTGCGGCAGTACGCGGCGTGGCCGCTGCGGCTGCGCACGCTGCGCCGCCACGTCGGCATCTCGATCCGCACCTACCTCGGGCACTGGTCGGGGCCGATGCTCGCCGGTGTCGTCACGTTCGGCGTGTGCTGGGGCGTCGGCCGCAGCTGGGATCCCGGACGCTCGGTCGCCGCGGTCGTGCTGTTCCTCGCCGTCGAGGCGGTGCTGGGCCTCGGCGTGTACGTCGCGTCGCTGCGGGTGACCGGGCCGCCCGCGTACCGCGAGCTGCGCGGGCTCTACCGCGCGCTGCGCTCCCGGGTCGCCCCGCGGCGCCACACCTACAACGCCTACGTCTCGCGGCACGCGCACTCCGGCGCCGACCAGCCGCCGGCCGCGGCCCCGATGGTCGAGCCGGACGGCGTCACCCCCATCCGGTGA